From Virgibacillus natechei, the proteins below share one genomic window:
- a CDS encoding M20 peptidase aminoacylase family protein, translating to MNNTIEQRVMDTFHHLHNNAEISWKEVQTTSYIEGILKESGCTVRTFDDCTGVVGDFGNFNAGLPVVAVRADIDALWQEVNGEFQANHSCGHDAHMSMVLGLLWRLEQEKDLAEKVAVRFIFQPAEEKGSGALKMVEKNVVDDVDYLFGVHLRPVQEAEMGHATPVIVHGATRMYSGVIRGEDAHGARPHLNHNAIEIGAQIVNMLKQIHIDPLVPHSAKMTAFQAGGESTNIIPGNASFSLDIRAQTNEEMERLDTKVNNIMDALKDLYDVDIAINLIGEIAAAKLNDDAIDMVRGAIVDTLGEEGLDEPLITPGGDDFHYYTIKKPSLKATMLGIGCDLKPGLHHPNMTFDEKALQNGTDILYKAVKNVYSL from the coding sequence ATGAATAATACTATCGAACAACGGGTTATGGATACGTTTCATCATTTGCATAACAATGCAGAGATTAGTTGGAAAGAGGTACAGACTACGAGTTATATTGAAGGTATTTTAAAGGAAAGTGGGTGTACTGTCAGAACGTTTGATGATTGTACGGGTGTCGTAGGGGACTTTGGTAATTTTAATGCAGGTTTACCAGTAGTGGCTGTACGAGCGGATATTGACGCGTTATGGCAAGAAGTAAATGGGGAATTTCAAGCAAACCATTCGTGTGGTCATGACGCGCACATGTCTATGGTTTTAGGTCTATTATGGCGGCTTGAACAGGAGAAGGACTTAGCTGAAAAGGTAGCTGTCCGATTTATTTTTCAGCCGGCAGAGGAAAAAGGATCCGGTGCTTTAAAAATGGTAGAAAAAAATGTTGTAGATGATGTTGATTATTTATTTGGTGTCCATCTAAGGCCGGTGCAGGAAGCAGAAATGGGGCATGCCACGCCAGTCATCGTCCATGGAGCTACTAGAATGTATAGTGGTGTAATCCGAGGTGAGGATGCTCACGGGGCGCGGCCACATCTCAATCATAATGCTATCGAAATTGGTGCTCAGATCGTAAACATGTTGAAGCAAATCCATATTGATCCGCTCGTTCCGCATTCTGCTAAAATGACCGCATTCCAGGCCGGAGGAGAAAGTACGAACATTATTCCCGGCAATGCATCTTTTTCATTGGATATCAGGGCACAAACGAATGAAGAAATGGAAAGGCTAGACACAAAAGTTAATAATATTATGGATGCCCTTAAAGATTTATATGATGTGGATATAGCAATAAACCTTATTGGAGAGATTGCTGCGGCTAAATTAAATGATGATGCGATAGACATGGTGCGCGGGGCTATTGTGGACACGCTGGGAGAAGAAGGGCTGGACGAGCCATTAATTACACCTGGTGGTGATGATTTTCATTATTACACCATTAAGAAGCCTTCCTTAAAAGCAACAATGTTAGGGATCGGATGTGACTTAAAACCTGGATTACATCATCCGAATATGACCTTCGATGAAAAAGCATTACAAAATGGAACCGATATTTTGTATAAGGCAGTTAAGAATGTGTATTCATTATAG
- a CDS encoding MurR/RpiR family transcriptional regulator produces MERIYQKIYEQQSTFSKNLQKISAHFYDDPKTFAIYSAAEAAKVIGVSETTVIRFCQKLNYKGYSALQKEVQHHLFQKSSLSDYVEAKAVDDKTSEPIKSLMEHDRHSIQKVMEQIPEMHLEKTVKKLANSDHVLIAGARSSHALASWFAFSLDLIVGNTRFYQPNVDDVLLRISELTEQSVFVAFSFHRYAADTIHIAKLAKQRGAFVITFTDSPISPITNHASLVLPLQLNVKSTLDAAPAILSLTNSITSAVSLAKPDQFQKRAKLFDSIDGQDFFA; encoded by the coding sequence ATGGAACGTATTTATCAGAAGATATACGAACAGCAATCAACTTTTTCGAAAAATTTACAGAAGATTTCAGCACATTTCTATGACGACCCTAAAACATTTGCTATCTATTCCGCGGCTGAAGCAGCAAAAGTAATAGGTGTCAGTGAAACGACAGTGATTCGTTTTTGTCAAAAACTAAATTACAAGGGATATAGCGCACTCCAGAAAGAGGTTCAGCACCATCTTTTTCAGAAAAGCAGTTTATCTGATTATGTGGAAGCTAAAGCAGTGGATGACAAAACAAGTGAACCAATCAAAAGCTTAATGGAACATGATAGACATTCCATTCAAAAGGTGATGGAGCAAATACCGGAAATGCATCTGGAAAAAACCGTTAAGAAACTAGCCAATTCTGATCACGTGTTAATCGCAGGGGCTAGATCCTCCCACGCTTTAGCAAGCTGGTTTGCCTTTTCGTTGGATCTGATAGTAGGGAATACACGTTTTTATCAGCCGAATGTCGACGATGTGTTATTACGAATCAGTGAATTGACGGAGCAAAGTGTGTTTGTTGCTTTTTCATTTCATCGGTATGCAGCAGATACGATACATATTGCAAAGCTTGCTAAACAACGGGGGGCCTTTGTGATTACTTTCACGGATTCGCCGATTTCACCAATTACGAATCATGCCAGCCTTGTTTTACCTTTACAATTAAATGTGAAATCAACACTCGACGCAGCACCAGCCATATTGTCATTAACAAACAGTATTACATCAGCTGTCTCATTGGCAAAACCGGATCAATTTCAAAAACGGGCGAAGCTTTTCGATTCGATCGATGGGCAAGACTTTTTCGCATAA
- a CDS encoding GNAT family N-acetyltransferase: protein MDNLVIRTLTTMEELHHMKEVETAVWQMSPLPVHQTFTAINNGGIILGAFDGKTMIGFLYSFAGFDGHVPYLCSHMLGILPAYRTAGLGVKMKLKQAELARNMGYQMITWTFDPLESRNAYLNLHKLGATGSIYKENYYGSMTDELNQGLPTDRIHIKWDINKNHTASNIPFTKEKLLLDTSPKGSPLITDIFYSNPFKTAEDLYMAIPSNFQEIKQADFQLAKKWRMETRKVFQALFENGYQARDLIKGHTGKLNYYAFTHKK from the coding sequence ATGGACAACTTGGTTATTCGCACACTTACAACAATGGAAGAATTGCACCATATGAAAGAAGTGGAAACAGCTGTCTGGCAGATGTCTCCGCTTCCAGTACATCAGACATTTACTGCAATAAATAACGGCGGCATTATCCTGGGAGCATTTGATGGGAAGACGATGATTGGCTTTTTATATAGCTTTGCAGGTTTCGATGGGCATGTTCCTTATTTATGTTCTCATATGCTTGGGATCTTACCAGCCTATCGAACAGCTGGTCTTGGTGTGAAAATGAAGTTAAAGCAGGCGGAACTTGCGCGAAACATGGGGTATCAAATGATTACATGGACATTCGATCCGCTCGAAAGTCGAAATGCCTATCTGAATTTACATAAACTCGGAGCAACCGGATCCATATATAAAGAAAATTACTATGGATCAATGACAGATGAACTTAATCAAGGATTGCCAACTGATCGTATTCATATTAAATGGGATATAAATAAAAATCATACAGCTAGTAACATCCCCTTTACGAAAGAAAAGTTATTACTGGATACGTCCCCAAAAGGCTCCCCGTTGATTACAGATATCTTTTATTCAAATCCATTCAAAACAGCTGAAGACCTCTATATGGCTATACCTAGTAATTTTCAGGAAATAAAGCAAGCGGATTTTCAATTAGCTAAAAAATGGCGTATGGAAACAAGGAAAGTCTTTCAAGCCCTTTTCGAAAACGGCTATCAGGCAAGAGATCTTATAAAGGGCCATACCGGGAAATTAAATTATTATGCTTTTACACATAAAAAATAG
- the menC gene encoding o-succinylbenzoate synthase — translation MPIKQIKLRKLNMRLKDPFTTSFGTMEDKEFYITEAIDTHGNSGFGESVAFTSPWYSEETVKTNLHVMEDFLIKILQENNINHPDDVSKLFEPIKRNNMAKAALEGAIWDLYAKGENISLATALGGEKKEIDVGISIGIQPTVKDLLHTIGDYVHAGYKRIKIKIKPGWDVDVLRAVREQFPDTPIMADANSAYTLADISHLQQLDDLNLTMIEQPLAHDDIVDHAKLQAVMATPICLDESIHSLEDTKKAIQLGSCKIINIKIGRVGGLTEAKRIHDYCLENGIDVWCGGMLEAGVGRAHNIALTTLSGFTLPGDTAGSARYWEKDIIKPEVTVENGLITVPNKPGIGYEMDEDALEAFTVSEKIFDF, via the coding sequence ATTCCAATCAAACAAATAAAATTACGTAAATTAAACATGCGGTTAAAAGACCCATTTACAACAAGTTTTGGCACCATGGAAGATAAAGAATTTTATATAACAGAAGCGATTGATACACATGGGAACAGTGGATTTGGTGAATCAGTTGCCTTTACAAGTCCATGGTATAGCGAAGAAACGGTGAAAACCAACTTACATGTCATGGAAGATTTTTTAATAAAAATTCTACAAGAAAATAACATAAACCATCCGGATGACGTGTCCAAGCTTTTTGAGCCAATTAAACGAAACAATATGGCTAAGGCAGCTTTAGAGGGGGCTATCTGGGATCTGTATGCTAAGGGTGAGAATATCTCTTTGGCAACGGCACTCGGTGGAGAGAAAAAGGAAATTGATGTCGGTATCAGCATTGGTATTCAGCCAACGGTAAAAGACCTTTTACATACGATTGGTGACTATGTTCATGCAGGATATAAGCGTATTAAAATAAAGATTAAACCAGGCTGGGATGTGGATGTTTTACGTGCGGTTCGCGAACAATTTCCGGATACGCCAATCATGGCGGATGCGAATTCAGCTTACACCTTAGCAGATATCAGCCATTTGCAACAACTGGATGACCTGAACTTGACCATGATTGAGCAGCCTTTGGCACATGATGATATTGTTGACCATGCCAAACTACAAGCTGTCATGGCGACACCGATTTGCTTGGACGAAAGTATTCACTCACTGGAAGACACAAAAAAAGCGATCCAGCTCGGAAGCTGTAAAATTATTAATATAAAAATTGGACGAGTTGGTGGACTTACCGAGGCGAAACGCATTCATGATTACTGCCTGGAGAATGGTATTGACGTTTGGTGTGGCGGCATGCTTGAAGCCGGTGTGGGCCGCGCACATAATATTGCACTAACAACACTGTCCGGGTTTACTTTACCAGGTGACACTGCAGGCTCCGCGAGATATTGGGAAAAAGATATTATTAAACCTGAGGTCACCGTGGAAAATGGATTAATTACAGTGCCAAATAAACCAGGAATCGGTTATGAAATGGATGAAGACGCATTAGAAGCATTTACCGTTTCCGAGAAAATATTTGATTTTTAG
- a CDS encoding YkvI family membrane protein: MKKSLQIAGAYIGLIIGAGFASGQEVLQFFTSFGWYSLVGTAIATFLFAFLGMQIMQLGSRLQTTSHKEVIYNICGRYIGAGVDILVIFFLFGVAAVMIAGSGSIFQQQFGISPMIGAFFLTLLVIATLCLNVKNVISIISMITPLLLLAIFIITIYSIFTSSASLEELDSIATSQPSGAPNWLVGGLLYVSYNIAAGISMLTVVGGTVKNEKIASRGGLLGGLGLGILLFLINLGLFMNADKIQNADMPTLFLATELSPIVGGLMSIALLGMIFNTAVGMLYAFTVRFVKPETPRFKISVTVISLLAFGASFIGFTTLVGSVYPITGYLGFVLILAILVSWIKIRKKGNINNDWDDKKAL, translated from the coding sequence ATGAAAAAAAGTTTACAAATCGCAGGTGCATACATTGGGCTTATTATTGGCGCAGGTTTTGCATCCGGACAGGAAGTACTTCAGTTTTTTACAAGCTTTGGTTGGTATAGCCTAGTTGGGACGGCTATAGCAACATTTTTATTTGCCTTTTTAGGTATGCAAATCATGCAACTTGGCTCCCGTTTACAAACAACATCACATAAAGAAGTCATCTATAACATATGTGGCAGGTATATTGGGGCAGGGGTAGACATCTTGGTGATCTTCTTCCTGTTTGGGGTAGCCGCTGTGATGATCGCAGGTAGTGGCTCCATTTTTCAACAGCAATTTGGCATATCACCAATGATCGGTGCTTTTTTCCTTACATTATTGGTTATCGCAACCCTATGCTTAAATGTGAAAAATGTCATTTCTATTATTAGTATGATTACACCATTGCTGCTTCTAGCAATCTTTATCATTACCATTTATTCCATATTTACAAGTAGTGCAAGCTTAGAAGAACTGGATTCGATCGCTACCTCGCAACCATCTGGTGCGCCAAATTGGCTTGTGGGTGGACTGTTGTATGTGTCCTATAATATTGCAGCAGGTATTTCCATGTTAACAGTCGTTGGTGGTACGGTAAAAAACGAAAAGATTGCCAGCCGCGGTGGCTTATTAGGCGGCCTTGGTCTTGGGATATTGCTCTTTTTAATTAATTTAGGATTATTTATGAATGCGGATAAGATCCAGAATGCGGATATGCCGACATTGTTTCTAGCTACTGAACTATCGCCAATTGTCGGGGGTCTTATGTCAATCGCCCTCCTTGGTATGATTTTCAATACGGCTGTTGGCATGTTATATGCTTTCACGGTTCGCTTTGTAAAACCAGAAACACCAAGATTTAAAATAAGTGTGACTGTTATTAGTTTGCTTGCTTTTGGGGCTAGTTTTATTGGATTCACTACATTAGTAGGATCTGTTTATCCAATTACTGGATATTTAGGTTTTGTTTTGATCTTGGCCATTCTTGTTTCTTGGATAAAGATAAGGAAAAAAGGTAATATAAATAATGACTGGGATGATAAAAAGGCACTTTGA
- a CDS encoding beta family protein, producing the protein MGKSTLLENDGVKTIQDVCQEIGNSDVYKNPDFSAGDRAINDCAEGNLEITNHPKPIEFGINHHIELTARQL; encoded by the coding sequence ATTGGAAAGTCGACATTATTGGAAAACGATGGTGTTAAAACAATTCAAGATGTTTGTCAGGAGATAGGAAATAGCGATGTATATAAAAATCCTGATTTTTCTGCGGGAGATAGAGCCATCAATGATTGTGCTGAAGGTAATCTAGAAATTACGAATCATCCAAAGCCAATAGAATTCGGTATAAACCACCATATTGAATTGACTGCAAGACAATTATAG
- a CDS encoding sce7726 family protein, protein MLLNDTGVRSLLIKELHSQYDNDPDTRIINELGINNGKSRVDVAVVNGIIHGYEIKSDLDTLERLPRQMAYYNKLFERMTIVSSRKYYKPICETVPKWWGIKVISSDGMRLIEKRKGRKHDSQDKDILLRLLWKKDLEGLIDVLGYPKKMKKIKKHQLLEIFSKEADVNIIREHVYRSLKTRENWRPDL, encoded by the coding sequence ATGCTCTTAAATGATACAGGGGTAAGAAGTCTACTAATCAAAGAACTTCATTCTCAGTATGATAATGATCCAGATACTCGAATAATCAATGAATTAGGTATTAATAATGGCAAGTCTAGGGTTGATGTAGCTGTTGTTAACGGAATTATTCATGGTTATGAAATTAAAAGCGACCTTGATACGCTGGAAAGACTTCCAAGGCAAATGGCGTATTATAATAAATTGTTTGAGCGTATGACGATTGTATCATCTAGAAAATATTACAAACCAATATGTGAAACAGTACCCAAGTGGTGGGGAATAAAAGTAATTAGTTCTGATGGAATGCGTTTAATTGAAAAAAGAAAAGGCAGAAAACATGATTCCCAGGATAAAGATATTCTACTTCGTTTACTATGGAAAAAAGATCTAGAAGGATTAATTGATGTATTAGGATACCCGAAGAAAATGAAAAAAATAAAAAAACACCAGCTTCTTGAAATTTTTTCAAAAGAAGCTGATGTCAACATTATCAGGGAACATGTATATCGTTCATTAAAAACCCGGGAAAATTGGAGGCCAGACCTATAA
- a CDS encoding SDR family NAD(P)-dependent oxidoreductase, translated as MQLEGKRIIITGGASGMAAATVRTYVKEGAIVASLDINDELGEQVVQEANEIGPGKATYFHCNIADRAEVKATFEKATKELGGLDVLAHVAAVQKGIPAAEITDEDYDFLMNINIRGTINTNQEAFNAMRDQGNGVIINYGSISGIRKEAGAALYSASKGAVMSWTRSIAAEWGPYGIRVNAVLPAINTPMYEEARANMTPEQLAENDAENKREIALGGKYGDPDEDLGPVMIFLASNGSKFITGQLLPVDGGQAAVR; from the coding sequence ATGCAACTAGAAGGTAAAAGAATTATTATAACTGGTGGTGCGAGTGGAATGGCGGCTGCAACAGTGCGCACTTATGTAAAAGAGGGTGCAATTGTAGCTTCCCTGGACATAAACGATGAACTCGGTGAACAGGTAGTACAAGAGGCAAATGAGATAGGCCCTGGTAAGGCTACTTACTTCCACTGCAATATCGCTGATCGTGCAGAAGTTAAAGCAACTTTTGAAAAAGCTACCAAAGAACTAGGCGGTTTAGATGTGCTAGCACACGTTGCAGCGGTTCAAAAGGGAATACCTGCAGCAGAAATTACGGATGAAGATTACGATTTCTTAATGAATATCAATATTCGGGGTACGATAAACACGAACCAGGAAGCATTCAATGCAATGCGTGATCAAGGGAACGGAGTTATTATAAACTATGGCTCTATTTCGGGAATAAGAAAAGAAGCAGGGGCGGCCCTCTATTCTGCTTCCAAAGGAGCAGTAATGTCTTGGACACGGAGTATTGCTGCGGAGTGGGGACCTTATGGAATCCGTGTTAATGCAGTTCTTCCTGCGATCAATACACCGATGTACGAAGAAGCGCGGGCTAACATGACACCTGAACAGCTTGCTGAAAACGATGCAGAAAACAAACGTGAAATTGCACTCGGTGGTAAATATGGAGACCCGGATGAAGATCTCGGTCCAGTAATGATTTTCCTTGCAAGTAATGGCTCGAAATTTATAACTGGTCAGTTACTTCCGGTTGATGGTGGACAAGCTGCTGTTAGATAA
- a CDS encoding sigma factor, giving the protein MYHSKEFYQEGLCAMWDAYQTYQPDKGSFGTYFNYMIRNRIIDLMRKNRLDKDHDEYFYHEETKSHES; this is encoded by the coding sequence ATTTATCATTCGAAGGAATTCTACCAGGAAGGTCTTTGTGCGATGTGGGATGCTTATCAAACGTATCAGCCGGACAAAGGTTCATTTGGAACGTACTTCAACTATATGATCCGCAATCGTATCATCGATTTGATGCGAAAGAATAGGCTCGATAAAGATCATGACGAATATTTTTACCACGAAGAAACGAAAAGCCATGAGAGTTGA
- a CDS encoding DUF4145 domain-containing protein, giving the protein MEANEKILTCYHCGNKTSMKSVAEYKYTDDDEIWDYRFSYERPVHVVSLTKWWMMYICPVCKEVTLELATSNSEEFHPSGARIVEEKIIYPTINNDNKYIPNGVSDAFSAALKVKNLDGAICVLALRRTLERMCKHKEAKGKDLFEKLKFLENEKILPPIINEISYILRKEGNSAAHADGVEFDTQTVLLLIDFTKTILDYVYTLPEKINNAQKRLEEMDQQTGSTI; this is encoded by the coding sequence ATGGAAGCTAATGAAAAAATTCTTACTTGTTATCATTGTGGTAATAAAACATCAATGAAATCTGTAGCAGAATATAAATATACAGATGATGATGAAATATGGGATTATCGTTTTTCTTATGAAAGGCCGGTACATGTTGTCTCTTTAACTAAGTGGTGGATGATGTATATTTGTCCAGTTTGCAAAGAAGTAACTCTTGAATTAGCGACATCCAATAGTGAAGAGTTTCATCCTTCTGGTGCCCGCATTGTAGAAGAAAAAATAATCTATCCTACTATAAACAACGATAATAAATATATACCAAATGGCGTTAGTGATGCATTTTCAGCTGCATTAAAGGTTAAGAACTTAGATGGTGCGATTTGTGTTCTCGCATTAAGAAGAACTTTAGAAAGAATGTGTAAACATAAAGAAGCAAAAGGAAAGGACCTTTTTGAAAAGCTGAAATTTTTGGAGAATGAGAAGATATTACCTCCAATAATTAATGAAATATCATATATTTTAAGAAAAGAAGGTAATTCAGCAGCGCATGCAGACGGAGTGGAATTTGATACACAAACCGTGTTGCTACTAATTGATTTCACTAAAACCATACTAGATTATGTTTATACTCTACCAGAAAAAATAAATAATGCACAGAAGAGACTAGAAGAAATGGATCAACAAACTGGTTCTACAATATGA
- a CDS encoding UvrD-helicase domain-containing protein — protein sequence MDMQIITSKSEININKHFKVSAGPGAGKTKFLINHIKNVLHNSNKLGRIRKIACITYTNVGVKTIIQRLGDEIDHIEVSTIHSLLFTHIVKPYLYLINQKYEVDLEKLDAPFEHIVSRGYFIKTNLSKKYVKEDEMKKIYWEVNGSTCKLSLRNRNKDYHNSLFKYKQFFWEKGIIHYEDVLAFAWEILNSSDKALRIIRSKFPYFFIDEFQDTNPIQTEIIKLIAEKETTVGVIGDKAQSIYEFQGADVKQFNNFHLPGMFSYNMEDNHRSTENIIKVLNKVRNDITQRNPEGKVGRDPVIIIGDPLEALLKIKMELDEEVASLSYSNPMANSLRKNKKYNKDERWGAIESVFVDSSNPRRKAFISIIKSIEYARLAHYKDSIRELSRHLKNTDDFNGQQTALKVIKELTNDYNEYKDSALWELYKKIVNMECFNFPEIRESKKGKTSSEIEKFYKEHIYSDISMCVNILEDDTLHRTIHKAKGSEFDNVLVVVNGRNGKYNEKRDLGFLLNSEIEDIEEQRVYYVACSRAKKNLYINIPKITEGAKSELNDLFTIMDV from the coding sequence ATGGATATGCAAATAATTACATCTAAATCTGAAATTAATATAAACAAACATTTTAAAGTTTCAGCTGGTCCTGGCGCTGGGAAAACTAAATTTTTAATTAACCACATTAAAAATGTCCTACATAATTCTAATAAGTTGGGACGCATTAGGAAAATCGCCTGCATAACATATACAAATGTAGGTGTTAAAACTATTATACAAAGATTGGGTGATGAAATAGACCATATAGAAGTCAGCACTATTCATAGTCTGCTTTTCACACATATTGTTAAGCCTTATTTATACTTGATTAATCAGAAATATGAGGTTGATCTTGAAAAATTAGATGCTCCCTTTGAACATATAGTTTCGAGAGGATATTTTATAAAAACGAACCTTAGTAAAAAATATGTAAAAGAGGACGAAATGAAAAAAATTTACTGGGAGGTAAATGGATCTACTTGTAAATTGTCTCTCAGAAACAGGAATAAAGACTATCACAACAGTTTATTTAAATATAAACAATTTTTTTGGGAGAAGGGGATAATTCATTATGAAGATGTATTAGCTTTTGCTTGGGAAATTCTAAATTCTTCTGATAAGGCTCTTAGGATAATACGATCAAAATTCCCATACTTTTTTATTGATGAATTTCAAGATACAAATCCTATTCAAACAGAAATAATAAAATTGATTGCAGAAAAAGAAACTACGGTTGGGGTTATCGGTGATAAGGCACAATCAATATATGAATTTCAGGGGGCTGATGTTAAACAGTTCAATAACTTCCATTTACCGGGAATGTTTTCTTATAATATGGAAGATAACCATAGAAGCACAGAAAATATTATAAAGGTTTTGAATAAGGTAAGGAATGATATTACACAGAGAAACCCCGAAGGCAAGGTCGGTAGAGATCCAGTTATAATTATAGGAGACCCTTTAGAGGCACTGTTGAAAATAAAAATGGAATTAGACGAGGAAGTTGCTTCTCTTTCATATTCAAATCCTATGGCAAATTCCTTAAGGAAAAATAAAAAATATAATAAGGATGAAAGATGGGGAGCTATTGAAAGTGTTTTTGTGGATAGCAGTAATCCGAGGAGAAAAGCATTTATATCAATTATAAAATCGATAGAATATGCAAGGTTAGCGCATTACAAAGATTCTATAAGAGAATTGAGCAGACATCTAAAAAATACAGATGATTTTAATGGGCAGCAGACTGCATTAAAAGTAATTAAAGAGTTAACAAATGATTATAATGAGTATAAAGATAGCGCGCTTTGGGAGCTCTATAAAAAAATAGTCAATATGGAATGTTTCAATTTCCCTGAAATAAGAGAAAGTAAGAAGGGAAAAACATCTTCAGAGATAGAAAAATTCTATAAAGAACATATTTATTCAGATATCTCAATGTGCGTGAATATTTTGGAGGATGATACTTTACATCGTACTATCCACAAAGCTAAAGGAAGTGAATTTGACAATGTATTAGTCGTTGTGAATGGAAGAAACGGAAAGTATAACGAAAAAAGAGATTTGGGCTTTTTGTTAAATAGTGAGATTGAAGACATCGAGGAGCAAAGAGTCTATTATGTTGCTTGCAGCAGGGCAAAGAAAAATTTGTATATTAATATTCCTAAAATAACAGAAGGAGCAAAAAGTGAGCTGAATGATTTATTTACAATTATGGACGTTTGA